The DNA region CACGAGCTCGAGCCCCTTGGCCAGGAAATCCGAAGGCGGCGCCGCGGTGGAGATGCGGATCTGCAGCGGCGCTTGCGCGAGAGCTTGGCTTGCGATGCCTGCCAGGGCGCCGGCGCCGAGGCCGGCAAGGATCTCGCGGCGCGTCGTCATGGTCGTCTCCTGCGGCTCGCAACGGGGTTCATCGGGGGCGACCTCATCAGGGCGCGTGCTCTCACGCTTCGCCCGCGACCACGACCGAGAGCGCGCCGATGCCTTCGATCTCGGCGTCGATGCGGTCGCCGACCTTGAGGAAAGTGCCCTTGGGCACCCCGACGCCAGCCGGCGTGCCGGTCAGCACCACATCGCCCGGATCGAGCGTCATGATCTCAGAGGCGCGGGCGATCTGCTCGGCGACCGAATAGATCATCTGGCCGGCATCGCTGTCCTGCTTGAGCTCGCCATTCACCGACAGCTTGAGCTTGGCTTGTTGCGGATCCCCGAAGGCGGAGGCAGGCACGATCCAGGGCCCGAGCGGGCAACAGCTGTCATTGGCTTTGCCGGCGACCCAGTCGAGCTTGTAGAACTGGTCGGGAGCCTGGTTGAAGTCGCGTGCCGAGAGATCGATCGCGACCGTATAGCCCGCCACATGCGAGAGCGCCGTCTCGGGCGTGACATAGCGCGCCGTCCGGCCGATGACGGCCGCGAGCTCGACCTCCCAGTCGAATTTCTTGGTGCCGCGCGGCATGCGCACCGTGGGGCCAGGCCCGACCACGGCGTTGCGCGGCGGCTTCATGAAAAAGAACAGGCGCTGCGTCTCTTTCTTGACGCCCGGGAAGCCCATCTCGGCCATGTGGTCATAGTAATTGGCGCCGGCGCACAGCACCTTCCCCGGATAGAGGATGGGCGCCAGCAGCTCCGCCTCAACCGCACCTTGGGTGCCGAGCGTCGTCGCGAGCGCCGCGAGCTTTGCTTCGTGGCGCGGCCAATCGGCCAGGATCTCGACGACCGAGCCGGGCAAAGCCTCGCCCTTCGCCTGAGCCGGCAAGGGATGCAATCTGCCATCGACCCGCAGGCAAGGCGTCGCCCGCCCGTCGATCCGCGCCGTCGCCAATGCCCACATCTCGTCCTCGATCTAAAATCGTGTTGTGCGATGAGACTGCGGCCTCGTTCCAACAATGTCAAGATTTTGGAAAATCGATCTTACATTGGAAATTTGCCTCGGGCCTGCTAGAGAGGCGTGATGACAGACGCCCATCTCGTCTCCGCGCCGGGCCGCACCCTCGCCGAGAAGGTCTACGAGACCATCAAGACCGATCTCCTCTCGGGCGAGCTCGTCGCCGGCTCGGCGCTGCTCACGCGCGATCTCCTCGAGCGTTATGGGAGCGGCATCAGCCCGCTGCGCGAGGCCCTGGCGCGCCTCGTGGGCGAGCAGCTGCTCGAGGCGACCGGCCATCGCGGCGTGCGCGTGCCGCTGTTCTCAGCCGACGACCTCGAGGACATCTACCGCATCCGCATCGCGCTCGAGCGCGAGGCGCTGGGGCTCGCCATGAAGCGGGGCGACGATGAATGGGAAGGGGCGATCCTCGCCGCCGGCCATCGCCTCGAAAAGGCGCCGCTGCCGGAAACGGCCGGCGATACGCGATTGGCAGTGACCGCCTGGGAGGCACGCCATCGTGCCTTCCACACTTCCCTGATCTCGGCCGCGCCGGCGCCCCGGCTGTTGCGGCTGATCGCGCAGATGGTCGATCAGACCGAGCGCTATCGGGCGCTACGCCTCGCCTTCGGCGATCAGGGCAAGCTCAGCCGCGATATCGTCAGCGAGCACCGGGCCTTGATGGAGGCGGTGATCGGGCGCGATCCCACAGCGCCCGACCTGCTCGCCCGGCATCTCGACCGCACCTGCCGCATGGTGGCGTCGATGCTGCGCAAGGCGGGGACGCGCGGCGGACGCGGGTGAGGGTCGGCGGAGAGGGTCATTCGGTTTGGCGGCATTTAGTTAGCCGTTCTGACGGAGACCCGAATTCGGCCCCATCGCCTCAGAACGGATGTGCGTCCATCTTGTCTTTCTGCCGGGGCGATGACACATTAGCGGCATGGCTAAGCAGCGCACCCAGAGAACTCCCGCCAGATCCTCGAAGACCGGCTCTTCGGGGTCTTATGAGGTTGCGGGAAAGCTATCGGATGGAGTGACGATCCTCACGCCAAAGAGCAAGCCGAAGCACTTCACATTGAAGCAGATCAAGTCGACCATTCAGGAACTCAGAAAGAATTCCAAGACGGGTCGCCTTATGGAAGTCCAGGCCCAACGCGGCTAGATGGCGAAACAGAACCGCGACGTCTTCGTCAATTGCCCGTTTGACGACGAATACAAGGTTCTCTTCAACGCCGCCGTTTTCACGATCATTCGTTCCGGCTTCGTGGCGCGTTGCGCTCTGGAGACGGACAACGCCGCCGATAATCGCTTCGTCAAGATCTGCCGGATCATCAAGGCATGCCGCTACGGCGTTCATGATATCTCACGGACCGAGGTCGACGGGGATCCTCCCCTCCCGCGCTTCAACATGCCCCTCGAGCTCGGCGTGTTCCTGGGAGCCAAGAAATATGGCGGCCCCAAGCACCGGCTGAAATCCTGCATTATCTTCGACCGTGAGCGCTATCGTTTCCAGCGCTACATCTCCGACATCGCCGGTCAAGACATCCACGCGCATGGCGGAGTAGTCAGGACATTGATCACGGAGCTCGCGACATGGCTTCGTGCGCAAAGCCGTGACCCGAATGTTCCCGGCGGCGTAGCCATCGCAGATGAGTTCGAAGCATTTACGGCGGCCTTGCCCGAAATCTGCGGCGCTCGACGCCTCGGTCCCGGCGAAATGACCTTCGGCGACTACAACGCAATCGTCGTTCAATACCTGACGTCGGATTGACGTCGCGGTGCAGCGCCGGCGCCCACCTCTCCCCTTGCGGGATCGGGTGAGCTGCCTTGGCCCGGCTTCCGAACGCTGAAGTTGCCCCCCTCACGATGCCGGCTGGAAGCCGGCGGTCCGACCTTCCCTTGGACCGCCGGCTTCCAGCCGGCTACTCGGCGGCCGCGCCCTTCACGTCAGCATGAACTCCGCGCAGCGCTCGGCGATCATCACCACGGGCGCGTTGGTATTGCCCGAGATCAGCCCCGGCATGACCGAGGCGTCGCAGATGCGCAGCCCCTCAATGCCCCGCACCCGCAATTTCAGATCGACAACGGCTTGCGCATCCGAACCCATGCGGCAGGTGCCCGAGGGGTGGTAGACGGTCTTGGCGTGGCTGCGCACATGGGCTTCGAGAACATGGGCTTCGAGAACATGGGCTTCGAGAACATGGGCTTCGAGCACCTCGTCGCTCGAGGCCGCCGAGTAGCCGGCTGGAAGCCGGCGGTCCAAGGGAAGGTCGGACCGCCGGCTTCCAGCCGGCATCGTCTCCTCGCCGCTTCCCGCCAGCGCGCCCTCGACCGGCGCGATCTCGCTCTCGATCAGCGCCGCGAGCGCCGGCTGGCGCAGGATCTGGCGGGCGAGCTTGACGCCGCGCAACAAGGTCTCGACATCCTCGGGCGCCGACAGGGCGCCGCTGTCGAGCTTGATTGTGTCAGCGGGGTCGGGCGAGCGCAGGGTGAGCTGCCCGCGCGAGCGCGGCTGCAGCAGGCAGGGGTTGAGGGTGATGCCATGTCCACCCGGCGCCTCGCGGCCGACATCGCCGACCAGCACCGGCAGCACATGGAACTGCACATCCGGCCGGCCTGTCCTTGCCGTATCGAAGAAGCCGCCGCTCTCGACCACGTTCGAGGTCAGGAGGCCTGAGCCCAGGCCGAGCCACTCGACGCCGTGGCGCAGCGCCCTGAGACCACGGTCCTGGCCGAGCAGGGAGAGCGGCTGGCGGGCGCGGCCATAGACCGGCACTTCGAGATGGTCCTGGTAATTCGCGCCCATCTCGGGAGCATCGTGCAGCAGCGTGATGCCGAGCGACGCGAGCGCGGCAGCAGGCCCGATGCCCGACAGCATCATCAGCTTCGGCGTCGCCAGCGCGCCGGCGCAGACGACGACCTCGCGCTCGGCCAGCGCCTCATGGCTCGTCCCCTTTTGTCGCCAGGCGACGCCAATGGCGCGCCCGCCCTCGATCAGGATGCGCGTCACCTCGGCGCCGGTGACGACGGTGAGGCCCGGGCGGCCGCGCACTGCCGCGAGATAAGTCGCGGCTGTCGAGGCGCGGCGCCCCTCCATGGTGGTCGTCTGGTAGAAGCCGACGCCCTCCTGGCGCTCGCCGTTGAAGTCGTCATTGTAGCGATAACCCGCCTGCTGCGCGGCGCGCACGAAGGCGAGCGACAAGGGATGCCGGTAGCGTGGATCGCTGACCCGCAACGGCCCTTGCGTGCCGTGCAGCGCGCCTGCGAGCCGTTCATTGGCCTCGGCCCGCTTGAAGGCCGGCAGCACCTCGGCAAAGGACCAGCCTTCGCAGCCGGAGGCCGCCCAGCCGTCATAATCCTCCTTCTGGCCGCGCATATAGACCATGGCGTTGAGCGAGGAGCCGCCGCCCAGCATCCGCCCTTGCGGGATATAGAGCGCGCGCTGATCGGCCTCCGGCGCCGGCTCGCTTTCATAGACGAAGCTGCGCTCGGTGCCGATGACGCGCACGAAGGTTGCCGGCATGCGCACGAACAGGATGTCGTCGCCGGGACCTGCTTCGAGCAGCAACACGCGCCGACCCGCCTCGACGAGGCGCATGGCGAGGACGCAGCCGGCCGAACCCGCCCCGACAATGATGTGATCGAACATCCGGCGCTCCAAGAGACTGCGAAGTGGCTGCGACGTGACTGCGGAGTCATGAGGTTGTCCCGCGCTGCCGCGAGATGAGCCGCTCACGATAGGAGTGGCGCGATCGCGCCTTCAACCGCGCCGGGCGCTCGGTTCACTGTCGGTCAAAACAATTTTCCCGTTCGGGCAAGACGGATCGCGAGCAGTCGAGGACAATCGGCATCATGATCTTCAAGCTTCCATGACCTTCAAGCTTTCTGGGGAGCGATGATGCGTTTTGCGTCGAAGACCATCCTGATCACGGGGGGCGGCACCGGAATCGGTGCGGCGCTGGCGCGCCGCGCCGCGCGGGAAGGCGCGAATGTCGTCGTCACGGGGCGCCGCATCGACAAGCTGCGCGAGGTGGCCGAGGAGACGCAGGGCTTGGCGGTGGCGGCCGATGCGGCAAATGCCGCCGAAATTGGGGGCGTGGTCGCCGCCGCCAAGCAGCGCTTCGGCTCGGTCGACGTGCTGATCGCCAATGCCGGTGGCCATGGGGTCGGGCCGACCCTCACCATGTCGGATGAGACGTGGTCGACCGCGACGAGGCTCAATCTCGGCACCGCCTTCGTGTCGGCGCGCGCCTGCCTGCCCGAGCTCATTGCGAGCGGCGGCAATATCGTCGTCATCTCCTCGATCGCCGGCCTGTTCGCGGGTCCGGACGCTGCCGGCTACGTGACCATGAAGCATGCGCTGATCGGCCTCGCGAAATCGCTGGCGCGCGACTATGGCCGCAAGGGTGTGCGCACCAACACCGTCTGCCCGGGCTGGGTGACGACCGCCATGGCCGATGAGCAGATGCAGATGCTGGTCGAGAAACACGGGCTCGCCGACATCGCCGAGGCCTATGCGCTGGTCACCAAGGACGTGCCGCTCGGCCGGCCGGCGACGCCCGAGGAAGTCGCCTCGGTGGCGCTGTTTCTCGCCTCGCCCGACGCCGCCATGGTCAATGGCGCGACCGTCACGGTCGATGGTGGCGCGACCGTCGTCGACCTGCCGACGCTCGCCTTCGTGGACTGAGAGCCTGACTGGAATCCGGATGGAGGACGGCGATATGAGTGCCATCGAGAGGCCGGCCGACTGGAAGAATTACGATGATTTCGCCGCCGGCATCGCCACCAACCGGCTGCCCTCCACTCAGGCGCTGACCGGGACGACCCATAAGATCAGCTTCGATGACGGGCGCGTGCTCGACCTCGCCTTCGCCAATAATGGCAGCGTCGCCTGGTCGGATGCGAGCGGGGCGGGAGCCGAGAGCTGCGATGTGGTGCTGGTCGCGCCCGACACCTATTTCGTCGACATCGCCTTCGCGTCGCGGCCGCGCCAGGCCGAGACCCTGATCATGAACGTCGCGACGCGCCGGGTGCTGTCGGTGCTCGCCGTGATCCGCGACGCGGCGCTGGCGCGCGGCGAGCCGCAAGTGGCGCAGCTCTTCCGCAGCGGCATCTTGGGCGAAAGCTCGATGGAGCCCGAGGCCATGCGGCCGGCGCCGAGCCGCGACCTGATCGGGCTGCGCGCCCATTACACCTACAGCCCGAACCATACTTACGAGCACACCTACCTCTCCTCGCAGCGCTATTGCTGGCAGTGCCTGGTCGGCGTGCAACGTGGTCACGGAGATGTCGATCTCACCACGACCTACAAATTCGACGACGACCAATACGTCTTCACCTTCCGCGAATTCAAGATTCCGGTGGCCTCGGTGTTTTTCTACAACTTCAAGGACATGCGCTCGACCGGGAAGTTCTTGGGCCTGACTGGGGCGGGCGCGGTCGAGAACCAGAAAGCCGGCGCCTTCATCCGCAAGGCCTCGATGACCCATTACGCGCCGGGTCAAGAGCCTGTCTGAAAACAAGAACCTGTCTGAATAACCGACCTGTTCGATAACCGGCCTGTTCGAACACCACACCGACAAGCGAAAGCGCGATCGCAGATCATGACCAGCAACTACGATATCGTGAAGGCCCATTACGCCGCCTCCGACCGCAAGGACCTCGCCGGCATGCTGGCCGATGTGGCGCCGGATGCGCAATGGACCGAGATGGAAGGATTTCCCTGCGCCGGCACCTTCGTCGGGCCGCAGGCCATCCGCCAGAACGTCTTCGAACGTCTCGGCCGCGAATGGGATGGCTATTCCTTCACGCTCGAGGCCTTGCTCGACGCCGGCGAGCGGGTGGTCGGCATCGGCACCTATCGCGGAGTGTTCAAGGAGACCGGCAAGGCCATGAGCGCCCGCGTGGCGCATGTCTGGCGCCTCGCGGACGGCAAGATCCGCGCCTTCGAGCAGTTCACCGACACGCTTCTCGTGGCCAACGCCATGCGCTGACGGCCGCGCCTCGCCGCGCGACCCTTCGATAAGCAAGGCCGGCAGCGGCCGCGCCTCATGACCAGACGGAGGAAGACCTATGCGCCTCACTTCGCCCATCGCCTCGGCATTCCAGATTCTTGTTCCGAGCCTTCTCCTGATCCTGAGCCTGTTCCTCGCAGCGAGCCCAGCCATGGCGGCCCCTGCCTGCGGGGACATGACCGGCAAGCCCGCGAGCGGCGAGCCGATCACCATCGGCGCCATCGTCGGGCGCACCGGGCCCGATGATTTCAGCGCCTCGGCCAAGGCCGCCAAGGCCTATTTCGATTGCGTCAAC from Rhizobiales bacterium GAS188 includes:
- a CDS encoding 2-keto-4-pentenoate hydratase/2-oxohepta-3-ene-1,7-dioic acid hydratase (catechol pathway) yields the protein MWALATARIDGRATPCLRVDGRLHPLPAQAKGEALPGSVVEILADWPRHEAKLAALATTLGTQGAVEAELLAPILYPGKVLCAGANYYDHMAEMGFPGVKKETQRLFFFMKPPRNAVVGPGPTVRMPRGTKKFDWEVELAAVIGRTARYVTPETALSHVAGYTVAIDLSARDFNQAPDQFYKLDWVAGKANDSCCPLGPWIVPASAFGDPQQAKLKLSVNGELKQDSDAGQMIYSVAEQIARASEIMTLDPGDVVLTGTPAGVGVPKGTFLKVGDRIDAEIEGIGALSVVVAGEA
- a CDS encoding NAD(P)-dependent dehydrogenase, short-chain alcohol dehydrogenase family — protein: MRFASKTILITGGGTGIGAALARRAAREGANVVVTGRRIDKLREVAEETQGLAVAADAANAAEIGGVVAAAKQRFGSVDVLIANAGGHGVGPTLTMSDETWSTATRLNLGTAFVSARACLPELIASGGNIVVISSIAGLFAGPDAAGYVTMKHALIGLAKSLARDYGRKGVRTNTVCPGWVTTAMADEQMQMLVEKHGLADIAEAYALVTKDVPLGRPATPEEVASVALFLASPDAAMVNGATVTVDGGATVVDLPTLAFVD
- a CDS encoding Choline dehydrogenase is translated as MFDHIIVGAGSAGCVLAMRLVEAGRRVLLLEAGPGDDILFVRMPATFVRVIGTERSFVYESEPAPEADQRALYIPQGRMLGGGSSLNAMVYMRGQKEDYDGWAASGCEGWSFAEVLPAFKRAEANERLAGALHGTQGPLRVSDPRYRHPLSLAFVRAAQQAGYRYNDDFNGERQEGVGFYQTTTMEGRRASTAATYLAAVRGRPGLTVVTGAEVTRILIEGGRAIGVAWRQKGTSHEALAEREVVVCAGALATPKLMMLSGIGPAAALASLGITLLHDAPEMGANYQDHLEVPVYGRARQPLSLLGQDRGLRALRHGVEWLGLGSGLLTSNVVESGGFFDTARTGRPDVQFHVLPVLVGDVGREAPGGHGITLNPCLLQPRSRGQLTLRSPDPADTIKLDSGALSAPEDVETLLRGVKLARQILRQPALAALIESEIAPVEGALAGSGEETMPAGSRRSDLPLDRRLPAGYSAASSDEVLEAHVLEAHVLEAHVLEAHVRSHAKTVYHPSGTCRMGSDAQAVVDLKLRVRGIEGLRICDASVMPGLISGNTNAPVVMIAERCAEFMLT
- a CDS encoding transcriptional regulator, GntR family; amino-acid sequence: MTDAHLVSAPGRTLAEKVYETIKTDLLSGELVAGSALLTRDLLERYGSGISPLREALARLVGEQLLEATGHRGVRVPLFSADDLEDIYRIRIALEREALGLAMKRGDDEWEGAILAAGHRLEKAPLPETAGDTRLAVTAWEARHRAFHTSLISAAPAPRLLRLIAQMVDQTERYRALRLAFGDQGKLSRDIVSEHRALMEAVIGRDPTAPDLLARHLDRTCRMVASMLRKAGTRGGRG
- a CDS encoding Molybdenum cofactor biosynthesis protein F, with protein sequence MSAIERPADWKNYDDFAAGIATNRLPSTQALTGTTHKISFDDGRVLDLAFANNGSVAWSDASGAGAESCDVVLVAPDTYFVDIAFASRPRQAETLIMNVATRRVLSVLAVIRDAALARGEPQVAQLFRSGILGESSMEPEAMRPAPSRDLIGLRAHYTYSPNHTYEHTYLSSQRYCWQCLVGVQRGHGDVDLTTTYKFDDDQYVFTFREFKIPVASVFFYNFKDMRSTGKFLGLTGAGAVENQKAGAFIRKASMTHYAPGQEPV